From Magnolia sinica isolate HGM2019 chromosome 13, MsV1, whole genome shotgun sequence, one genomic window encodes:
- the LOC131222961 gene encoding leucine-rich repeat receptor-like serine/threonine-protein kinase SKM1 — MADKGAQTCFLLVVFLFFRFSAAEIGGREVEILLSLKASVIDRLGSLSSWNSSSDICKWHGISCSNASHVIGIELSGKNLSGSLPPSLFRLPFIQTIKLPNNNFSGPIRIPRGQIPALETLDLSSNILSGEIPSTIGSVTELKSLDLGGNALRGVIPGSITNLKNLRFLTLAGNEISGVILPELGQMKNLEWIYLGYNNLSGRIPAEIGNLSGLNHLDLVYNNLSGEIPSSLGHLSNLHYLFLYQNKLSGLIPLSIYSLRKLISLDLSDNLLSGEISESIIQLQNLEVLQLFSNNLSGPIPRAISSLPRLQVLALWSNRISGEIPENLGYKNNLTVVDLSTNYLTGKIPAGLCSSGRLFKLILFSNSLEGRISEHLSSCRSLQRIRLQDNLLTGELPDEFTKLPLVYYLDLSGNDLSGRIDDRRWRMNSLQMLNLARNRFVGSLPESFGSRKLETLDLSENRFSGRIPASFGGFTELMQLKLSKNQLTGAIPEEIATCKKLVSLDVNRNELSGGIPTALSEMPVLGELDLSENRFSGQIPPDLGKVESLVLVNISYNHLRDGLPLTGAFLAVNSSEVAGNDGLCGGGSGSGLPSCKAGKRPVRWFLLSAAAVSLLLLLVLSAFVALRRRKELQLKKVENEDGVWNLQVFDKRMLNFISVDDVLTTVKEGNAISKGRNGVLYKGQSSVKEFPFAVKELSEISSRSSNFWTEIVGLGNLRHPNIVKLLGICKSGNEGFLVYEYIDGRSLSEVLRGVFGRELGWENRWKIAFGVAKGLRFLHRGSFPAAFQGILLPERIIIDGKGEPHLKLVLPGFPISDSKGFVSSGYVAPEIVESKEVTDKSEIYSFGVLLIELLTGKCTVDPELGAHVSVVEWARYCYSECHLDTWIEPAMKGDVSGHQNEIVKTMSLAIQCTAVDPTARPSTADVLKTLESVGRSDGCWVSRMKFPVPI; from the exons ATGGCGGATAAAGGAGCTCAAACATGCTTTCTGCTGGTCGTTTTCTTGTTTTTCCGCTTTTCTGCTGCTGAAATCGGTGGACGAGAAGTGGAAATTCTCCTGTCTTTGAAAGCTTCTGTGATCGATCGGCTTGGGTCTCTCTCGAGCTGGAATTCCTCATCCGATATCTGCAAATGGCATGGAATCTCCTGCAGCAATGCCTCTCATGTCATCGGAATCGAGCTCTCCGGAAAGAACTTGTCCGGCAGCCTGCCTCCCTCTCTTTTCCGCCTTCccttcatccaaaccatcaagcTCCCCAACAACAATTTCTCCGGCCCGATTCGTATCCCTCGTGGCCAGATCCCCGCCCTCGAAACCCTAGATCTCTCCAGCAACATTCTCTCCGGCGAGATCCCGTCCACAATCGGATCAGTGACGGAGCTGAAATCTCTCGATCTCGGCGGAAACGCCCTGAGAGGCGTAATTCCGGGATCGATCACCAATCTCAAGAACCTGCGGTTCTTGACGTTGGCCGGAAACGAGATTTCCGGCGTGATTCTGCCGGAGCTAGGCCAGATGAAAAATCTGGAGTGGATATACTTAGGCTACAACAATCTTTCCGGCAGAATTCCGGCTGAGATCGGCAATCTGTCGGGTCTCAATCATCTCGATCTTGTCTACAACAATCTCAGCGGAGAAATTCCTTCATCCCTCGGACATCTCAGCAATCTTCATTACCTCTTTCTCTATCAGAACAAGCTCTCCGGCTTGATCCCGTTGTCAATCTACAGCCTGAGAAAACTAATCTCTCTCGATCTCAGCGACAACTTGTTATCTGGTGAAATTTCCGAATCGATAATTCAGCTGCAAAACCTCGAGGTCCTCCAGCTATTCTCTAACAATCTCAGCGGACCAATTCCAAGAGCTATATCTTCTCTCCCTCGCCTGCAGGTCCTCGCGCTCTGGTCGAACAGAATCTCCGGCGAGATTCCGGAGAATCTCGGCTACAAGAATAACCTAACGGTAGTTGATCTCTCAACAAACTATCTCACGGGAAAGATTCCGGCAGGTTTATGCAGTTCTGGCCGGCTGTTTAAGCTCATCCTCTTCTCAAACTCTCTCGAAGGGAGAATCTCCGAGCATTTGAGCTCCTGTAGAAGCCTGCAGCGAATTCGTCTCCAGGATAACCTCCTCACCGGCGAATTGCCAGATGAATTTACCAAACTGCCACTAGTTTACTACCTTGATCTCTCTGGAAATGATCTGTCCGGAAGGATCGACGACCGTAGATGGCGGATGAATTCTCTTCAGATGCTGAATTTGGCGAGGAACCGCTTCGTTGGGAGCCTACCGGAATCTTTTGGGAGCAGAAAGCTCGAGACTCTCGACCTGTCGGAAAACCGCTTCTCCGGCCGCATCCCGGCAAGTTTCGGTGGTTTTACGGAGCTGATGCAGCTGAAGCTGAGTAAGAACCAGCTCACCGGTGCCATCCCGGAGGAAATCGCCACGTGTAAGAAGCTGGTGAGCCTCGACGTCAACAGAAACGAGCTCTCCGGTGGAATCCCGACCGCGTTGTCGGAAATGCCGGTTCTCGGCGAGCTCGACCTGTCGGAAAACCGATTCTCTGGCCAAATACCGCCGGATTTGGGGAAGGTGGAATCTCTGGTTTTGGTCAATATCTCTTATAACCACCTCCGAGACGGTTTGCCGTTAACGGGAGCATTCCTCGCAGTTAACTCGAGCGAGGTCGCGGGGAATGACGGCCTCTGCGGGGGTGGCAGCGGGAGCGGTTTGCCGTCATGCAAAGCCGGGAAAAGGCCGGTTCGGTGGTTTCTCTTGTCAGCCGCGGCGGTTTCTCTGCTGCTGTTATTGGTTTTATCCGCTTTTGTCGCTTTGCGAAGACGAAAGGAGCTTCAGCTGAAGAAAGTCGAGAACGAAGACGGAGTCTGGAACTTGCAGGTATTCGATAAAAGGATGTTGAATTTCATTTCCGTAGACGACGTTTTAACGACCGTGAAAGAGGGTAACGCGATTTCTAAAGGAAGGAACGGGGTTTTGTACAAAGGCCAGTCTTCCGTGAAGGAGTTCCCTTTCGCCGTTAAGGAGTTATCGGAGATTTCGTCTCGTTCGTCGAATTTTTGGACGGAAATCGTTGGGCTTGGGAATCTCCGTCATCCCAACATTGTGAAGCTGCTGGGAATATGCAAATCGGGGAATGAAGGGTTTTTGGTGTATGAATATATCGATGGCAGGAGTTTGAGCGAGGTTTTACGTGGGGTTTTTGGGCGGGAATTAGGTTGGGAAAATCGGTGGAAAATCGCCTTCGGGGTAGCAAAAGGCCTGAGATTCTTGCATCGTGGGTCTTTTCCGGCAGCTTTTCAGGGGATCCTGTTGCCGGAGAGAATTATTATCGACGGAAAAGGCGAGCCTCACCTAAAGCTGGTGCTGCCCGGGTTTCCCATATCTGATTCGAAAGGGTTCGTTTCCTCCGGCTACGTTGCGCCAG AAATCGTAGAAAGCAAGGAAGTCACGGACAAGAGCGAGATATACAGTTTCGGCGTTCTCTTGATCGAACTACTCACCGGGAAATGCACAGTCGATCCTGAGCTCGGCGCTCACGTTAGCGTCGTCGAGTGGGCCCGCTACTGCTACTCAGAGTGCCATCTCGACACGTGGATTGAACCGGCGATGAAAGGAGACGTGTCAGGACACCAGAATGAGATCGTGAAGACCATGAGCCTGGCCATCCAATGcactgcagtggaccccaccgccaGACCTTCCACGGCCGACGTCTTGAAAACCCTAGAATCCGTTGGAAGGTCTGATGGCTGTTGGGTTTCAAGAATGAAATTTCCAGTACCTATTTAG